A portion of the Megalobrama amblycephala isolate DHTTF-2021 linkage group LG23, ASM1881202v1, whole genome shotgun sequence genome contains these proteins:
- the tspan7 gene encoding tetraspanin-7 produces the protein MSPPSERLQTKPVITCLKTFLISYSLIFWFTGVILLAVGVWGKVNLEFDLLLSSDKGTNAPYVLIGTGAIIIIFGLFGCFATCRGSPWMLKLYAMFLILVFLAELVAGISGFIFRHEIKAVLQEGYKKAESAYTGKDTEDLDRIQRTLHCCGEKNYTSWEDTPYFKAGNGIPKSCCNVTAGVNCTSAELKDLKTAASVVYQQGCFSLMTTTMESNLGIIAGISFGIAFFQLIGIFLACCLSRYITNNQYEMV, from the exons atgtCCCCTCCATCCGAACGGTTGCAAACCAAACCCGTGATAACGTGTCTGAAGACATTTCTCATCTCTTACAGTCTGATTTTCTGG TTCACAGGAGTGATACTGTTGGCTGTTGGAGTATGGGGAAAGGTTAATTTGGAGTTTGACCTCCTTCTGAGTTCAGACAAGGGCACTAATGCACCATATGTCCTTATTGGGACTGGagccatcatcatcatcttcggGTTGTTCGGTTGCTTCGCGACCTGCCGTGGAAGTCCATGGATGCTAAAGCTG TATGCTATGTTCCTGATTCTTGTGTTCTTAGCTGAACTAGTGGCAGGTATATCCGGCTTTATTTTCAGACATgag ATTAAAGCAGTGCTTCAAGAGGGCTATAAAAAAGCTGAATCAGCCTACACTGGTAAAGACACTGAAGATCTGGACAGAATTCAGAGAACA CTGCATTGCTGTGGAGAGAAGAACTACACCAGCTGGGAAGACACTCCTTACTTCAAAGCAGGAAACGGCATCCCCAAAAGCTGCTGTAACGTGACTGCTGGTGTAAACTGCACTTCTGCAGAACTTAAGGATCTTAAAACGGCTGCATCAGTGGTATATCAACAG GGATGCTTCTCTCTGATGACTACAACCATGGAGTCCAATCTTGGAATTATTGCTGGAATTTCTTTTGGAATTGCATTCTTCCAG CTGATTGGGATATTCTTGGCATGCTGCCTGTCTCGCTATATCACCAACAACCAATATGAGATGGTGTAA